One stretch of Roseimicrobium sp. ORNL1 DNA includes these proteins:
- a CDS encoding sugar phosphate isomerase/epimerase family protein: MSAVMTSRRTFLQSATLAALSGIAVSSPAQTAPKPRQLKKAIMLGTLGMKGTLLERLQAAKDAGYDGVEPQGGMNQQEVLDVLGKTGLQAASVCCHTHWKQTLTHPDEKIREEGLQGVLQTLRDAKAYGANSILVVPGVCNEEVSYDVAWERSIAQIKKAVPLAKELGVAISIENVWNNFILSPLEAVRFLDEIGEPSKVVGWHFDIGNVGRYGWAEQWIKVLGKRINRIHVKEYDTKKMKEEGLYKGFDVDLTQGTNNWPAIMKALDEAGYSGWAISEQRGGINPNGLKMLTDRMDQIFAM; the protein is encoded by the coding sequence ATGTCCGCCGTCATGACCAGCCGCCGCACCTTCCTCCAGTCCGCCACGCTCGCCGCCCTGTCCGGTATTGCTGTGTCCAGCCCGGCACAGACCGCGCCGAAGCCCCGCCAGCTCAAGAAGGCCATCATGCTCGGCACCCTGGGCATGAAAGGCACCCTGCTGGAACGTCTTCAGGCCGCAAAAGACGCCGGCTACGATGGCGTCGAGCCTCAGGGCGGCATGAACCAGCAGGAAGTGCTCGACGTTCTCGGCAAAACCGGGCTGCAGGCCGCCAGCGTGTGCTGCCACACCCATTGGAAGCAGACGCTCACACATCCCGATGAAAAGATCCGCGAGGAGGGCCTGCAAGGGGTGCTGCAAACGCTGCGCGATGCCAAGGCCTATGGCGCCAATTCCATCCTCGTCGTGCCCGGCGTGTGCAATGAAGAGGTCAGCTATGACGTAGCCTGGGAGCGCTCCATTGCCCAGATCAAAAAAGCAGTGCCGCTCGCGAAGGAGCTCGGCGTGGCCATCTCCATCGAGAATGTCTGGAACAACTTCATCCTCTCACCCCTCGAAGCCGTGCGCTTCCTTGATGAAATCGGCGAACCCTCAAAGGTCGTCGGCTGGCACTTCGACATCGGCAATGTCGGCCGCTATGGATGGGCCGAGCAGTGGATCAAGGTGCTGGGCAAGCGTATCAACCGCATCCACGTGAAGGAATACGACACGAAGAAGATGAAGGAAGAAGGCTTGTACAAGGGTTTCGACGTGGACCTCACCCAGGGCACGAACAACTGGCCCGCCATCATGAAAGCCCTCGACGAAGCCGGCTACAGTGGCTGGGCCATCTCTGAACAACGCGGCGGCATCAACCCGAACGGCCTCAAAATGCTTACCGACCGCATGGATCAAATATTCGCCATGTGA
- a CDS encoding glycosyltransferase family 4 protein, with protein sequence MEKAASSTPFSVCTIVSTNYLARALVLHDSLKAHHPEVDFWLLLIDDAALGPLAQQAVDRRGIHLLRVHEIELAAEEVANFRFAYDLTEVATAYKPWTMETVARLSGHHVFYIDPDIEFFRPMTSLVEAVQTHELVLTPHVLHPMQRDGCQPSESDIMGSGIYNLGFLGMNRAAAQRVTAWWTERLLRECYSAPEQQRFTDQRWIDFTPCFFDCFISKDETYNVAYWNADQRRVALKDGRYFVNGKPLSFFHYSGLDERKPHLLTRHHQGHPRVLLSEHADLIGLTQSYIKAVDLAHQECVDTVAEYPYLRFSSGEAISRTLRRLFLKELVKAEKENRAVPPSPFGPLGEEPFFAWLSASEDSNETAQSVPRLALLLRESRPDLMAAFPEPQGRDASRLIEWIRSDGAKQFALPRRLIPAPVAVAVKQAPSTLVPGLEIIGYLRTESGVGQAARLLAQGLSVSSVPFETLVDSSPPARQNAAHEYRRKGLLGEGEAFDCAVLCVNADSVASLRRRLGPAHFHKRRVAGLWFWEVEAFPESMHSAFEKVDEVWVATEFIRKILAPISPVPVHCIPLPFGVAEATAGELDRKSLGIPEGFFFLFSFDFHSVFRRKNPLGVIEAFKRAFREGEGPSLVIKCINGDAHLADLEELRYAALARSDIIIMSGYMDAAVNQALTAACGCYVSLHRSEGLGLTMAEAMRQKRPVIATGYSGNMEFMHERNSYLCRFDMVPVGPGSPPYSPKALWAEPDVAHAAELMRHVYAHPEEASERGRVAAEDLAERFSPQRCAAAVETRWRELRSTAIPSGNGLGLVSSNGHLTGSSAPLKTLHKQWKRALGGKDTVPSLGTILFQGPQKILKKLLLRREKQRKPFDEALVLVTSSHDRRLTNMENAVRELREQNAMLLDALSAARKDTSRMNGNGNGRLH encoded by the coding sequence ATGGAAAAAGCCGCTTCATCCACCCCATTTTCCGTCTGCACGATTGTTTCTACGAACTATCTGGCGCGGGCGCTGGTGCTGCATGACTCCCTGAAGGCACATCACCCTGAGGTGGATTTCTGGTTGCTTCTGATTGATGACGCCGCGCTTGGGCCGCTGGCGCAGCAGGCGGTGGATCGCCGGGGCATCCATCTGCTTCGGGTCCATGAGATCGAGCTTGCTGCGGAGGAGGTGGCAAACTTCCGCTTTGCCTACGACCTGACGGAAGTCGCGACCGCCTACAAGCCGTGGACCATGGAGACGGTGGCCCGGCTTTCGGGGCACCATGTCTTCTACATCGATCCGGACATTGAATTCTTCCGGCCCATGACGAGCCTGGTGGAGGCCGTGCAGACTCATGAGCTAGTGCTCACTCCGCATGTGCTGCACCCCATGCAGAGAGATGGCTGCCAGCCCTCCGAGTCTGACATCATGGGGAGCGGCATCTACAACCTGGGCTTCCTGGGGATGAATCGCGCAGCGGCGCAGCGGGTGACCGCATGGTGGACGGAGAGGCTGTTGCGGGAATGTTACAGCGCTCCTGAGCAGCAGAGATTCACCGACCAGCGGTGGATCGATTTCACGCCCTGCTTCTTTGATTGCTTCATCTCCAAAGATGAAACCTACAACGTCGCGTACTGGAATGCGGATCAGCGTCGCGTTGCCCTGAAAGACGGTCGCTATTTCGTGAATGGCAAGCCGCTGTCATTCTTCCACTACAGCGGGTTGGATGAAAGGAAGCCCCATCTTCTGACACGGCATCACCAGGGGCATCCCCGTGTGTTGCTCAGTGAGCATGCAGATCTGATCGGGCTGACCCAGTCCTACATCAAGGCGGTCGATCTGGCGCATCAGGAGTGTGTCGATACGGTGGCTGAGTATCCCTACCTCCGCTTCTCCAGTGGGGAAGCCATCTCCCGCACCTTGCGCCGGCTGTTTCTCAAGGAGCTTGTCAAGGCAGAGAAGGAGAACCGCGCCGTGCCGCCCTCTCCCTTTGGGCCACTGGGAGAGGAGCCGTTCTTCGCCTGGCTGAGTGCGTCGGAAGACTCGAATGAAACCGCCCAGTCGGTTCCTCGTCTGGCTCTCCTGTTGCGCGAATCCCGGCCTGATCTCATGGCCGCATTTCCGGAGCCTCAGGGCCGCGATGCCTCGCGGTTGATCGAATGGATCCGATCTGACGGAGCCAAGCAGTTCGCGCTGCCGCGCCGCCTGATACCAGCCCCAGTCGCGGTGGCGGTGAAACAGGCGCCCAGCACTCTGGTGCCGGGATTGGAAATCATCGGTTATCTGCGCACCGAATCCGGGGTGGGTCAGGCCGCGCGTCTGCTCGCCCAGGGGTTGAGTGTGTCCTCCGTGCCCTTTGAGACGTTGGTGGACTCTTCTCCCCCCGCTCGTCAAAACGCGGCGCACGAGTATCGCAGAAAGGGATTGCTGGGTGAAGGGGAGGCTTTTGATTGCGCTGTCCTTTGCGTGAATGCCGACAGCGTGGCCTCTTTGCGCCGCCGACTTGGGCCCGCCCATTTTCACAAGCGCCGCGTGGCAGGCCTGTGGTTCTGGGAGGTGGAGGCCTTCCCGGAGAGCATGCACTCCGCTTTTGAAAAGGTGGATGAGGTCTGGGTGGCTACGGAGTTCATCCGCAAGATCCTGGCCCCGATTTCCCCGGTGCCGGTCCACTGCATTCCCCTGCCGTTCGGCGTCGCTGAGGCGACTGCAGGCGAATTGGACCGCAAGAGCCTGGGCATCCCGGAGGGGTTCTTCTTCTTGTTCAGCTTCGATTTCCACAGTGTCTTCCGGCGGAAAAATCCATTGGGCGTTATTGAGGCTTTCAAGCGCGCCTTCCGCGAAGGTGAAGGCCCCTCGCTGGTGATCAAATGCATCAACGGTGACGCGCACCTCGCCGATCTGGAGGAGCTGCGCTACGCCGCGCTCGCTCGCTCCGACATCATCATCATGTCCGGTTACATGGACGCAGCCGTCAATCAGGCTCTGACCGCGGCGTGCGGTTGTTATGTCTCCCTCCATCGGAGCGAAGGCCTGGGACTGACGATGGCGGAGGCCATGCGGCAGAAGAGGCCGGTCATCGCCACGGGCTACTCCGGGAACATGGAATTCATGCACGAGAGGAACAGCTACCTCTGCCGCTTTGACATGGTTCCCGTCGGTCCGGGTTCTCCGCCCTACTCTCCCAAAGCGCTCTGGGCAGAGCCCGATGTCGCGCATGCAGCGGAGCTGATGAGGCATGTCTATGCGCATCCTGAAGAGGCCTCGGAAAGAGGACGCGTCGCTGCTGAGGATCTTGCGGAACGATTCAGCCCGCAGCGCTGTGCTGCCGCAGTGGAGACCCGCTGGCGGGAACTTCGCTCCACCGCCATTCCATCAGGAAATGGATTGGGATTGGTCTCGTCGAATGGGCATTTGACGGGTTCCTCAGCGCCACTGAAAACGCTGCACAAGCAGTGGAAACGTGCCCTCGGGGGCAAGGACACCGTGCCCTCGCTCGGCACCATCCTTTTCCAGGGGCCTCAAAAGATTCTGAAGAAGCTGCTTCTCCGCCGCGAGAAACAACGGAAGCCCTTTGATGAAGCCCTCGTGCTCGTCACCAGCAGTCATGACCGGCGGCTCACGAACATGGAGAATGCCGTGCGTGAACTTCGCGAACAGAACGCGATGCTCCTGGATGCTCTCAGCGCCGCTCGTAAGGACACTTCCCGGATGAACGGGAATGGAAACGGGCGTTTGCACTGA
- a CDS encoding PVC-type heme-binding CxxCH protein gives MLSLSRFAGFLTCTFLVLAVSAGLAGAAPLVFEGKEGPGKGKHIVFLAGDHEYRSEESLPALARILAKHLGFKCTVLFDIDGQGDIVAGEVSNMPGIEALDTADLAVVFLRFQNFPAEQMKHLDAYLNRGGPVVGLRTATHGFKIPKDGPYAKYSYDYKGTDYELGFGHQVLGQTWVGHYGTNHKQSTRIAIAPDKASHPILRGVKDVWVQVGGYVGKPTSGEVLTMAQPLNGMTPDSPADETKPPMPSEWTRTYKSASGKEGRVFTTLYGTSEDITNDGYRRLVLNGILWAAGLEDKIKPDLNIDFVGTFEPNTFGGGAYARGIRPEMYASYDSQIPANHNTTAPEKTKQDTKSEPAKPAPVAAAPAPLVTGKPARFVRIEVPGERQTLTLAEVEVIVGGKNIAPTGKATQSTTANGGVPQRAIDGNKNPDWGKGGQTHSQENKPNPWWELDLGTAVDIEKVGVWNRAGFTGRLEGFTLRLLDADRKDVFVATKIEAPESMTIDIKDKGKLTYLTFDGKPGKPAPKSGSSGGQPSGPPEPPLADVPAAYRDTLPFAFQKGDVVAILGNGLPERMQHDGWMETVLQSQLSDQQVRFRNMTTSGDRPNSYPRSPGQISMATYLQHVKADVVFGFFGYNESYENKPEEYKAQLLEFVKKTRGTRPNGKNFPRIVLFSPIAHEDTRNPNVPDGKAHNVQLEAYTKATKEAAEEAGVGFVDLYRPSLELFKASKEPLTINGVHLTDEGNRQLAEVIGTALLGKPVSASASLDQLREAVLDKSYHWYQRYHASDGNDVWGSRSTLAFVDGQTNGVVLQHELSMLDVMTANRDERVWARIKGGDKKIDDSNVPKPVPVKSNVGGGSKSSSAQKEGLLKYVSGEEGIKHLAVRKGFEVSLFADEKQFPELANPVQMQFDTKGRLWVATWPDYPKWEPLKESRDALIIFHDDNNDGKADRTTEFAKVNNPLGFEFWNGGVLVTRQSELLFLKDTDGDDKADVRIIMLQGLDSSDTHHGANNLVYGPDGGIYWQSGVFMQHNHEHPWGPSLQANASAMYRFDPRRFTIAKHADNSPNPHGISFDSWGYQYATDGTGGRAYQVRPEGNSFKMYELLKKEVRPVTASEVVSSQHFPAEMQGDFLICNVIGFLGVKQYHLERDADKATVWGEPSGEELTVKVTQADGTVGEEKSRGFLMSGDKNFRPSDVVFAPDGSLYMADWHNVIIGHMQHNVRDPNRDHAHGRIYRITATGRPLQKQVAIAGQPIPALLENLKHPTDSIRHRTRIELSARDSKEVIAATKEWIKQFDPNKKEDAHHLLEALWLFQQHNVRNVELLGQLLKSPEPHARNAAHVVQHFWYNVESTIHGGVIAGEEEAKAQKSGILSDTPELTTIRIATVPERMMYDVKEISVKPGKKVKLTFANPDFMPHNILLVNPGKIDEIANKAMVMGAQGFETGFIPESKDILWHSKLLDHGKEQVIEFTTPEKPGDYPYVCSFPGHSIIMRGVLKVK, from the coding sequence ATGCTCTCCCTCTCTCGCTTCGCCGGTTTCTTAACGTGCACGTTCCTTGTTTTAGCTGTTTCCGCCGGTTTGGCCGGAGCGGCGCCGCTGGTCTTTGAAGGCAAGGAGGGACCGGGCAAAGGCAAGCACATTGTCTTCCTCGCGGGGGATCATGAGTACCGCTCGGAGGAGTCGCTGCCGGCACTAGCGCGCATCCTGGCAAAGCATCTGGGCTTCAAGTGCACCGTGCTTTTCGACATCGATGGCCAGGGCGATATCGTGGCGGGTGAGGTTTCGAACATGCCGGGCATCGAGGCACTGGATACCGCGGATCTCGCTGTGGTGTTCTTGCGCTTCCAGAACTTCCCAGCGGAGCAGATGAAGCACCTCGATGCCTATCTCAATCGCGGTGGCCCCGTGGTGGGACTGCGCACGGCGACGCATGGCTTCAAAATTCCGAAGGACGGTCCCTACGCGAAGTACTCCTACGACTACAAGGGCACCGATTATGAATTGGGCTTCGGTCATCAGGTGCTGGGCCAGACCTGGGTGGGCCACTACGGTACAAATCACAAGCAGAGCACGCGCATTGCCATCGCGCCCGACAAGGCCTCGCATCCCATCCTGCGCGGCGTGAAGGACGTGTGGGTGCAGGTGGGTGGCTATGTTGGCAAGCCCACGAGTGGCGAAGTGCTCACCATGGCGCAACCGCTCAATGGCATGACCCCCGACTCACCCGCGGATGAGACAAAGCCCCCCATGCCGAGCGAGTGGACGCGCACCTACAAGTCCGCCTCTGGCAAAGAAGGCCGCGTTTTCACCACGCTCTACGGGACCTCGGAAGACATCACGAATGACGGCTACCGTCGTCTCGTCTTGAACGGCATCCTCTGGGCCGCTGGATTGGAAGACAAGATCAAGCCGGATCTCAACATCGACTTCGTGGGTACCTTCGAGCCGAATACCTTTGGCGGTGGCGCTTATGCCCGCGGGATCAGGCCGGAGATGTATGCGAGCTACGACAGCCAGATTCCCGCAAACCACAACACGACTGCGCCCGAGAAGACGAAGCAGGATACGAAGTCCGAACCCGCAAAGCCAGCACCGGTTGCTGCAGCTCCTGCTCCGCTCGTGACCGGCAAGCCCGCCCGCTTCGTGCGCATTGAAGTTCCCGGTGAGCGCCAGACGCTCACGCTGGCGGAAGTGGAAGTCATCGTTGGCGGCAAGAACATCGCGCCCACTGGCAAAGCGACGCAATCCACTACGGCCAATGGCGGCGTGCCCCAGCGTGCGATCGACGGCAACAAGAATCCTGACTGGGGCAAGGGAGGCCAGACACACTCCCAGGAAAACAAGCCCAACCCCTGGTGGGAACTGGACCTCGGCACAGCGGTGGACATCGAGAAGGTCGGTGTCTGGAACCGGGCCGGTTTCACGGGACGCCTGGAAGGCTTCACCCTGCGGCTGCTCGATGCGGATCGGAAGGATGTTTTCGTGGCGACCAAGATTGAGGCGCCTGAGTCAATGACCATCGACATCAAGGACAAGGGCAAGCTTACGTACCTCACCTTTGATGGGAAGCCTGGCAAACCTGCACCCAAGTCGGGCAGCTCTGGTGGGCAGCCATCCGGCCCGCCGGAGCCGCCGCTCGCAGACGTGCCGGCGGCTTACAGGGACACGCTTCCATTCGCGTTTCAGAAGGGCGATGTCGTCGCCATTCTCGGCAACGGCCTGCCGGAGCGCATGCAGCATGACGGTTGGATGGAGACCGTGCTCCAGAGCCAGCTCTCGGATCAGCAGGTGCGCTTCCGCAACATGACCACCAGCGGGGATCGCCCGAACTCGTATCCCCGCAGCCCCGGCCAGATTTCCATGGCCACCTATTTGCAGCACGTGAAGGCGGATGTGGTCTTCGGTTTCTTTGGGTACAACGAATCGTACGAGAACAAGCCAGAGGAGTACAAGGCGCAGCTTCTTGAGTTCGTGAAGAAGACGCGTGGCACCAGGCCGAATGGCAAGAACTTCCCGCGTATCGTGCTCTTCAGTCCCATCGCGCATGAGGACACGCGCAATCCCAATGTGCCCGATGGCAAGGCGCACAACGTGCAGCTCGAGGCGTACACGAAAGCCACGAAAGAAGCGGCGGAAGAAGCAGGTGTGGGCTTCGTGGACCTGTACCGTCCTTCGCTGGAACTCTTCAAGGCTTCCAAGGAGCCGCTGACCATCAATGGCGTGCACCTCACCGATGAAGGCAACCGCCAGCTCGCGGAAGTGATTGGCACCGCGCTGCTGGGCAAGCCGGTGAGCGCATCGGCGTCTCTGGACCAACTGCGTGAGGCGGTACTCGACAAGAGCTATCACTGGTACCAGCGCTACCACGCCTCCGATGGCAATGACGTCTGGGGCAGCCGCTCGACGCTGGCTTTCGTCGATGGCCAGACCAACGGCGTGGTGCTGCAACACGAGCTCTCCATGCTGGATGTCATGACCGCGAATCGCGATGAGCGCGTGTGGGCGCGCATCAAGGGTGGTGACAAGAAGATTGACGACAGCAATGTGCCCAAGCCGGTGCCCGTGAAGTCGAACGTGGGTGGTGGCAGCAAGAGCAGCAGCGCGCAGAAGGAAGGCCTGCTCAAGTACGTCAGCGGCGAGGAAGGCATCAAGCACCTGGCCGTGAGAAAGGGTTTTGAAGTGAGCCTGTTTGCGGACGAGAAGCAGTTCCCTGAACTGGCGAATCCGGTGCAGATGCAGTTCGATACGAAGGGCCGTCTCTGGGTCGCGACCTGGCCCGACTATCCGAAGTGGGAGCCGCTCAAGGAATCCCGCGATGCGTTGATCATCTTCCACGATGATAACAATGACGGCAAAGCCGACCGCACCACGGAGTTCGCCAAGGTCAATAACCCACTGGGCTTCGAGTTCTGGAATGGCGGTGTGCTCGTCACGCGCCAGAGTGAGCTTCTGTTCCTGAAGGACACGGATGGTGATGACAAGGCGGATGTGCGCATCATCATGCTGCAGGGTCTCGACAGCAGCGACACGCACCATGGCGCGAACAACCTCGTCTATGGGCCCGACGGCGGCATCTACTGGCAGAGCGGTGTCTTCATGCAGCACAACCATGAGCATCCGTGGGGACCTTCCCTGCAGGCCAATGCGAGTGCGATGTACCGCTTTGATCCGCGCCGCTTCACCATTGCGAAGCATGCGGACAATTCACCGAACCCCCACGGCATCTCGTTTGACTCCTGGGGCTATCAATATGCCACCGATGGTACGGGCGGTCGCGCGTATCAGGTGAGACCCGAAGGCAACAGCTTCAAGATGTATGAGCTCTTGAAGAAGGAAGTGCGCCCCGTCACGGCAAGTGAAGTGGTGAGCAGCCAGCACTTCCCCGCAGAGATGCAGGGCGATTTCTTGATCTGCAATGTGATCGGCTTCCTTGGTGTGAAGCAGTATCACCTGGAACGCGATGCGGATAAGGCCACCGTGTGGGGTGAGCCTTCCGGTGAGGAACTCACCGTCAAGGTCACGCAGGCAGACGGCACGGTCGGCGAAGAGAAGTCCCGCGGCTTCCTCATGAGCGGTGACAAGAACTTCCGTCCCTCCGATGTGGTCTTCGCGCCGGATGGTTCGCTCTACATGGCGGATTGGCACAATGTCATCATCGGCCACATGCAGCACAACGTCCGCGATCCCAATCGCGACCACGCCCACGGTCGAATCTACCGCATCACCGCCACAGGGCGTCCGTTGCAGAAGCAGGTGGCTATCGCCGGTCAGCCCATCCCTGCGCTGCTGGAGAATCTCAAGCACCCCACGGACAGCATTCGTCATCGCACGCGTATCGAGCTGAGCGCTCGTGATTCGAAGGAAGTGATTGCTGCCACGAAGGAGTGGATCAAGCAGTTCGACCCGAACAAGAAGGAAGACGCTCACCACCTGCTGGAGGCGCTCTGGCTCTTCCAGCAGCACAATGTGCGCAATGTGGAACTGCTTGGCCAGCTCCTGAAGTCGCCCGAACCGCATGCCCGCAACGCCGCGCACGTGGTGCAGCACTTCTGGTACAATGTGGAGTCCACCATCCATGGCGGCGTCATCGCTGGTGAGGAAGAGGCGAAGGCCCAGAAGTCCGGCATCCTCAGCGACACACCGGAACTCACCACGATCCGCATCGCCACCGTTCCTGAGCGCATGATGTACGACGTGAAGGAGATCAGCGTGAAGCCGGGCAAGAAGGTGAAGCTCACTTTCGCCAATCCGGACTTCATGCCGCACAACATCCTTCTGGTGAACCCCGGCAAGATCGATGAGATCGCCAACAAGGCGATGGTCATGGGCGCGCAGGGCTTTGAGACCGGATTCATCCCCGAGAGCAAGGACATCCTCTGGCACAGCAAGCTCCTCGATCATGGCAAGGAACAGGTCATCGAATTCACCACGCCTGAGAAGCCCGGCGACTATCCCTATGTGTGCTCCTTCCCCGGGCACTCGATCATCATGCGAGGGGTGCTGAAGGTGAAGTAA